From a region of the Besnoitia besnoiti strain Bb-Ger1 chromosome I, whole genome shotgun sequence genome:
- a CDS encoding regulator of chromosome condensation (RCC1) repeat-containing protein (encoded by transcript BESB_004540), whose protein sequence is MALPSTAGRFRRLAAQAASVRGCRPLCVQAAFTGSASNEFLRLSASAALRTARRQSSGFSVAASASRRPATGTDPGRASRVDWESSTKGFASGALPLAVGAAVGAAVFAGVAASRRREGESREGVAWSMLRREHLRPSAGAPRPARALYTDFDLPKTTGLVGPLSAAAACASARRGASAKAAPSADRRRVLCSWGSGVDGQLGLGGSVLSVSTPQPVPVSALHAGESMSQCAAGAFHSVCCTSLGRVFTWGRGGKNRLGHDWPREARPSADGDRSSGSHAARVSASGVAELAVQALPKCVEGLRRLPVRVVAVACGDDHTLALTDSGEVYSWGGNAHGECGRVEARDAGDADGQQADKRRRNWLWGVLRGDKGEGNVDTARDLDDARESDADSPWARRQQKERGLIGGRVEGELRGKRVTQIACGKHVSAAVTQDGELYVWGEGRGGQVGPPPAWSQARGGRRGTDFASIASSSDLAFNAATPRKLEVRGPVESEADSADRLAKRVVQVACGSSHCAAVTADGEIYTWGSDDYGQLGLGKESRYVLLPRRVDALADKQVASVHCGHFFTCCTTTAGEVFVWGYGRDGECGNARSDADLPAAIAALSPRATVGASAGGGKVVGASAGGGHLAAWTSEGGLWMWGRGREGQLGRGDAIESVAVSRDVPQLVEQLWGSAADPGAAARPLEKASRTRANEGAEGRQKSKVVAAWCGQTHTLALVEPTGDAETPS, encoded by the coding sequence ATGGCGCTCCCTTCGACTGCAGGCCGCTTCCGGCGTCTTGCAGCGCAAGCTGCCTCAGTTCGTGGCTGCCGACCTCTGTGTGTCCAGGCAGCTTTCACCGGATCTGCCTCGAATGagttccttcgcctctccgcgtctgcagccctCAGAACCGCCCGGCGGCAGTCCAGCGGCTTCTCTGTGGCGGCCAGCGCAAGCCGGCGCCCGGCGACGGGGACTGACCCTGGAAGGGCGAGCAGAGTAGACTGGGAGTCCTCGACCAAAGGCTTCGCGAGTGGGGCCCTTCCGCTTGCGGTTGGGGCGGCAGTCGGCGCAGCTGTTTTTGCCGGCGTGGCGGCGTcaaggagacgcgagggcgaaTCGCGGGAGGGCGTGGCGTGGTCGATGCTGCGGCGTGAGCACCTCCGGCCGTCTGCGGGGGCTCCGCGCCCTGCCAGGGCCCTGTACACCGACTTTGACCTTCCCAAAACGACCGGCCTCGTCGGCCCCCTcagcgctgccgctgcgtgcgcgtcagCGCGGAGGGGGGCATCAGCCAAggctgcgccgtccgcggaccggcggcgcgtgctgtGCAGCTGGGGGAGCGGCGTCGACGGCCAGCTGGGGCTCGGCGGAAGCGTGTTGAGTGTgtcgacgccgcagcccgtTCCAGTCTCCGCTCTCCACGCCGGCGAGTCCATGTCCCAgtgcgcagcgggcgcgttTCACTCGGTCTGCTGCACGTCCCTCGGACGCGTCTTCACGTGGGGTCGCGGCGGGAAGAACCGTCTGGGGCACGACTGGCCccgggaggcgcgcccgtCCGCGGACGGAGACAGGTCGTCTGGCTCGCATGCGGCGCGGGTCTCCGCGTCCGGCGTTGCGGAGCTCGCTGTCCAGGCTCTGCCCAAGTGCGTAgagggcctgcgccgcctcccggtgcgcgtcgtcgcggtcgcgtgcggcgacgacCACACTCTGGCGCTCACCGACTCTGGCGAGGTCTACAGCTGGGGCGGGAATGCGCACGGCGAGTGCGGGCGGGTTGAGGCCCGCGACGCTGGAGACGCGGACGGCCAGCAAGCCGACAAGCGACGAAGGAACTGGCTCTGGGGGGTCCTGCGTGGCGACAAGGGCGAGGGCAACGTCGACACGGCGCGGGACTTGGACGACGCGCGTGAGAGTGACGCCGACAGTccctgggcgcggcgccagcagaaggagagaggcctCATCGGCGGGCGCGTGGAGGGAGAGCTCCGCGGCAAACGCGTCACGCAGATTGCCTGCGGCAAACACGTTTCGGCAGCTGTCACGCAGGATGGGGAGCTATACGTGTGGGGAgaggggcggggcggccaagtggggccgccgccggcatgGAGccaggcccgcggcggccggcgcggcacAGACTTCGCCTCGATCGCTTCGAGCTCGGACCTTGCGTTcaacgccgcgacgccgcggaagctCGAGGTGCGCGGCCCagtggagagcgaggccgatTCGGCAGATCGGCTCGCGAAAAGGGTCGTTCAAGTCGCGTGCGGATCGTCGCACTGCGCCGCCGTGACGGCGGACGGCGAAATCTACACATGGGGCAGCGACGACTACGGCCAGCTGGGCCTCGGAAAAGAGTCCCGGTATGTCCTGTtgcctcgccgcgtcgacgcgctcgccgacaAACAGGTCGCGTCGGTTCACTGTGGTCACTTCTTCACCTGCTGCACCACGACAGCCGGCGAAGTGTTTGTCTGGGGCTACGGCCGCGACGGGGAATGTGGcaacgcgcgcagcgacgcggactTGCCGGCGGCGATCGCGGCGCTGAGTCCCCGAGCCACAGTCGGCGCGAgtgccggcggcgggaagGTGGTCGGCGCGagtgccggcggcgggcacCTTGCGGCCTGGACAAGTGAAGGCGGGCTCTGGATGTGGGGGCGCGGTCGTGAGGGACAGCtggggcgaggagacgccatCGAGAGTGTCGCGGTGAGCCGGGACGTGCCGCAGCTAGTCGAGCAGCTGtggggctccgccgcggaccccggtgcggcggcgaggccgttGGAAAAGGCCAGCCGGACCCGTGCGAACGAGGGAGCGGAAGGGAGGCAGAAATCCAAAGTTGTTGCCGCGTGGTGCGGCCAGACACACACGCTCGCTCTCGTAGAGCCGACGGGAGACGCTGAAACGCCCAGCTGA
- a CDS encoding NudC family protein (encoded by transcript BESB_004550): MAGTDGEAHRWAQMHEELLLNIARHHPDIESLLQTFFGFLERRTDFFHVIETSGGSSASGAATVGFPEGRAEAMVGRAFKQAQLNYRRRAQPHLLGEASAPFTLHPQRTEASASSAQARATVSCAERGSEATGAPAAAALGPGGGPAAAGGPRDAQTKDAREREAEEHAPGSKEENAAPTSRPSGQKEAAGESSSSPAQGGRGKELTTWNGGVYRNYRWTQSLSDLTVQVPLDKTKYRSKRDLNIAMTPTKLKVTLAGEVLLDGEWEEPVNALESLWQVEDGPYLLLSIEKARENWWASVLKGEEKIDTTKATPVTRCVAVQIESVKRVEDFDAATQAHIRKMMFDQQQRMRGEKTSEEIEREELLRKAWDAEGSPFSGTPFDPSVLNLQSGLPPDFMSKND, translated from the exons ATGGCAGGCACGGATGGCGAAGCCCACCGCTGGGCACAAATGCACGAGGAGCTGTTGCTGAACATCGCGCGGCACCACCCAGATATTGAGAGTCTCTTGCAGACTTTTTTTGGATTTCTGGAGCGCCGAACAGACTTTTTTCACGTGATTGAAACTTCTGGAGGATCGTCTGCCTCTGGTGCAGCCACAGTGGGGTTCCCCGAAGGTCGAGCCGAGGCCATGGTCGGCCGAGCCTTCAAACAGGCGCAGCTGAACtacagacgccgcgcgcagccgcacctTCTCGGCGAAGCGTCAGCACCCTTCACGCTGCATCCTCAACGTACGGAGGCCTCAGCTTCTTCGGCACAAGCTCGGGCAACTGtcagctgcgcggagagaggaagcgaagcgacaggggcgcctgccgcagcagctttGGGGCCCGGAGGCGgtcctgcagccgcaggaggcccgcgagaTGCGCAGAcgaaagacgcgcgcgagcgtgAAGCGGAGGAGCACGCGCCGGGATCGAAGGAAGAgaacgcggcgccgacgagccGCCCATCGGGTCAAAAAGAGGCAGCGGGAGAAAGCTCCTCTTCGCCAGCGCAGGGTGGAAGAGGCAAAGAGCTCACGACGTGGAATGGAGGGGTGTATCGCAACTACAGATGGACGCAGTCACTCTCAGACCTCACCGTCCAGGTGCCTCTTGACAAGACGAAATACCGCTCCAAAAGGGACTTGAACATCGCGATGACGCCAACCAAGCTCAAGGTCACTCTCGCAG GTGAAGTCCTGCTGGACGGCGAGTGGGAAGAGCCTGTGAACGCACTCGAGTCCCTGTGGCAGGTTGAGGACGGTCCGTATCTCTTGCTGTCCAttgagaaggcgcgagagaacTGGTGGGCTTCGGTGCTCaagggcgaagagaagatCGACACAACCAAGGCAA CTCCTGTTACCCGTTGCGTGGCTGTCCAGATTGAGTCGGTCAAGCGCGTCGAGGACTTTGAcgccgccacgcaggcgcacaTCCGGAAGATGATGTTTGACCAACAGCAGAGGatgcgcggcgagaagacgtcCGAGGAGATCGAGAGGGAAGAGCTGCTCAGGAAGGCCTGGGACGCGGAGGGATCGCCTTTCAGCGGCACGCCCTTCGACCCGTCCGTCTTGAATCTTCAGAGTGGTCTACCTCCGGACTTCATGAGCAAAAACGACTAA
- a CDS encoding hypothetical protein (encoded by transcript BESB_004560) has translation MTTQNIFGGSGRERRGSSAAPSTLNESKAGHRKELDSYGPVMNRALLGQICKESGQYESPALNDKLYLHFRGFTKIENLDDYTQVRALWLEGNGIRRIEGLDNLKELKCLFLQQNCIREIENLDYCERLVTLDLSHNCIRKIAGLSCLPRLSNLKLAYNAFETLEDIAGLTECPALTNLDISHNNIDFGPQDKRVSADSTLPHSARSTTAARLHASSSPQILHGSPRAGARSLAGEPECVCDADEKATITDWLDDFFALMQRLSGLTCLYFHGNPVIRKLPYYRKRVVAALPGLRYLDDRPIKPVERAGSEAWVTGGRHAEAAAIKRIKETEQQQLSSDLEEFRRMQNRYRENVRRALDRIAREEERRAQAAAGIGKAVLPLWIWQREGEGDLNRLIYGVILFMRDHTADSLGDFAEAQAWTEDEQRREIQRADAVRQSWLRAADSEQQTIAAPRGAGLSTSGRRDETRESVAGASASERPASELAPFTHSQKISFAGNSLLEADREGPTSAGISTDANEFATGADEAGQATDTTVIVDPSVEALLALASESEDTVSSDHLMPATEAQQESHALSGQAAGIASNEEEHTDCPEKTSGVEVPSDVSSIKSLEARYAAIGSVVNCEDTLPAAGSLDARQHGKHEFCFDMLD, from the exons ATGACAACTCAAAATATTTTTGGTGGAAGCGGCAGGGAGCGCCGGGGTAGCAGTGCTGCTCCTAGCACTCTGAACGAGAGCAAAGCGGGGCATCGGAAAGAACTTGACTCATACGGACCCGTCATGAACAGGGCACTCCTGGGCCAGATTTGTAAAG AGAGCGGACAGTACGAGTCCCCGGCTCTGAATGACAAGCTGTATTTGCACTTCCGAGGTTTCACGAAGATTGAGAATCTCGATGACTACACCCAAGTGAGGGCTCTCTGGCTGGAAGGAAATGGCATTCGCCGGATCGAAGGGCTGGACAATCTCAAGGAGCTGAAGTGTCT ATTCTTGCAACAAAACTGCATCAGAGAAATTGAAAATCTGGACTACTGCGAGAGATTAGTCACGCTCGACCTCTCGCACAACTGTATCAGGAAGATCGCAGGCCTGTCGTGCCTCCCACGCCTGAGCAACCTCAAGCTCGCCTACAATGCTTTTGAGACTCTGGAG GACATCGCCGGTCTGACGGAGTGTCCAGCCCTGACAAATTTGGATATATCTCACAATAACATAGATTTCGGACCACAGGACAAGAGAGTTTCTGCTGATAGCACCTTGCCTCATTCGGCTCGGTCCACTACGGCAGCACGTCTTCATGCcagctcctcgccgcagATTCTGCACGGCAGTCCGCGTGCAGGGGCGCGCTCGCTGGCTGGTGAGCCTGAGTGTGTttgcgacgccgacgagaaggcgacaATCACCGACTGGCTTGACGACTTCTTTGCGCTTATGCAAAGGTTATCGGGCCTGACTTGCTTGTATTTCCATGGGAACCCAGTTATCCGGAAACTCCCGTACTACCGCAAGCGCGTGGTTGCCG CTTTGCCTGGGTTACGGTACTTAGACGACCGACCAATTAAGCCTGTGGAGCGAGCAGGAAGTGAGGCGTGGGTAACAGGAGgcaggcacgcagaggcagcagcaatCAAGAGAATCAAGGAAACAGAACAACAGCAACTCAGCAGCGATCTGGAAGAGTTCAGAAGAATGCAA AACAGATACAGGGAAAACGTCAGGAGAGCGCTCGATAGAATTgcccgcgaagaggaaagaagggctcaggcggcggctggcaTTGGTAAGGCAGTCCTACCTCTGTGGATATGGCAGCGCGAGGGTGAGGGCGATCTCAACCGCCTCATCTACGGGGTGATCCTTTTCATGAGAGACCATACTGCTGACAGCCTCG GTGATTTTGCGGAGGCCCAAGCATGGACAGAAGAcgagcagaggcgcgagatACAACGGGCTGACGCAGTCAGACAAAGCTGGCTGCGCGCAGCCGATTCTGAGCAGCAAACGatagcagcgccgcgaggcgctggtCTTTCCACCTCAGGCAGAAGGGATGAGACTCGCGAGTCGGTGGCTGGTGCGTCTGCCAGCGAGAGGCCAGCTTCCGAGCTCGCCCCCTTTACCCACTCACAGAAGATATCTTTCGCAGGCAACTCCCTCCTCGAGGCCGACCGTGAAGGCCCGACTTCCGCCGGAATCTCTACCGACGCGAACGAGTTCG CAACGGGCGCTGATGAGGCAGGACAAGCCACCGACACGACGGTTATTGTGGACCCCTCTGTtgaggcgctgctcgctctcgcATCCGAAAGTGAAGACACTGTTTCATCCGACCACCTTATGCCAGCGACAGAGGCTCAACAAGAGTCTCACGCGCTCAGCGGTCAGGCTGCTGGCATCGCATCTAACGAGGAAGAACACACAGACTGCCCTGAAAAGACATCGGGAGTCGAGGTGCCCTCTGATGTATCTTCCATTAAGTCGCTAGAGGCACGGTACGCAGCGATAGGATCAGTCGTTAACTGCGAAGACACTTTACCTGCTGCTGGCTCTCTAGACGCACGCCAACACGGGAAGCACGAGTTCTGCTTTGACATGTTAGACTGA
- a CDS encoding hypothetical protein (encoded by transcript BESB_004570): MPRWLPAEEERVQPAPRSGPVDTHRRLPDDDDANDAFAPGVSPPPPPSTPKDSDTVFAPDSYNACRQRLHMLLVCDFLSPDCFGVSLITQRKKQKKRHSTRRRSVRAQSGDTSDTTASSCKREPRPAPPVAAKSPPPTPSHPQPPTVAGR, encoded by the coding sequence ATGCCGAGGTGGTTgccggcggaagaagaacgTGTCCAACCCGCTCCGCGGAGCGGTCCGGTGGACACACATCGTCGTCTACCTGATGACGATGACGCAAATGACGCGTTTGCTCCAGGAgtttcgccgccgcctccaccgtCGACGCCAAAGGACTCCGATACGGTATTCGCTCCAGATTCGTATAATGCGTGCCGGCAACGACTTCACATGCTGCTGGTGTGCGACTTCTTGAGTCCGGACTGTTTTGGCGTCTCCTTGATCACCCAGCGCAAAAAGCAAAAGAAGCGGCACAGTACGCGAAGACGTAGCGTCCGGGCGCAATCTGGAGACACATCAGACACGACTGCCAGTTCCTGCAAACGAGAGCCCCGACCAGCCCCGCCGGTGGCCGCGAAATCGCCTCCGCCCACGCCGTCTCATCCTCAGCCACCGACAGTTGCCGGCCGCTAA
- a CDS encoding methyltransferase domain-containing protein (encoded by transcript BESB_004580) has protein sequence MTQIASASEGLQGSVHPSQDSAVEWKRQTEDEGSRRASETSAAPDAEDKTRRKKEKKKRERAKMASREKTCDPVAEQLLHEGRSAELEREFVGAVYDRIANHFSHTRYKPWPRVRQFLERLPRYSLVVDVGCGNGKYLQCVPRGSPASLPPAASSAPSPSPVSSPSPAPSATPTAPAPAPAPPSCPPESCPSSSADAADPAECLLLGVDMSRPLLVCAQERAHARGRLALGTCLNTNFRQGIADAVISIAVTHHLATEERRVRAIEELARLARPGGLILITVWAERQEEGSIGAREFKGKDVFVPWHLQKALETRQPSAAGAPRQQPADSARDLAACPQTSEAASDCTSVAKGDAARTASPAGAAATSDATQRCAEAQDRPLEAPETPEAVGGGGVASRSGASREDEKRAQKEESEDSITTLFRYYHVFSREEILGLCARVRGVEVVESYFDSNNWAVILRKLL, from the exons ATGACGCAGATCGCGTCGGCCTCTGAAGGCCTCCAGGGCTCGGTACACCCAAGCCAGGATTCAGCCGTCGAGTGGAAGCGGCAAACAGAGGACGAAGGAAGCAGACGTGCGTCGGAGacctccgctgcgcctgacgcagaagacaagacgaggaggaagaaggaaaagaagaagagggagagggcgaaaATGGcgtcgagggagaagacatGCGACCCAGTCGCGGAACAGCTTTTACATGAAGGCAGGAGCGCCGAGCTGGAGAGAGAGTTCGTGGGAGCAGTCTACGATCGAATCGCGAATCACTTTTCCCACACCAG ataCAAGCCATGGCCAAGGGTTCGCCAGTTCCTCGAGAGGCTGCCACGCTACTCGCTGGTCGTCGACGTGGGCTGCGGCAACGGAAAGTATCTTCAGTGCgtcccgcgcggctcgcccgcctcccttccgccggcagcttcttcggcgccgtcaccgtctcctgtctcttctccctcgccggccCCCTCCGCGACCCcgaccgcgcccgcgcccgccccggCGCCTCCATCGTGCCCTCCGGAGTCCtgcccttcctcttctgctgaTGCCGCAGACCCTGCGGAATGCCTCTTGCTCGGTGTTGACAtgtcgcggcctctgctggtGTGTGCGCAAGagcgagcgcatgcgcggggCAGACTGGCGTTAGGGACGTGTCTCAACACGAATTTCAGACAAG GCATTGCGGATGCGGTCATCTCCATCGCTGTCACACACCACCTTGCGACGGAAGAACGCCG cgtgcgCGCCATCGAagagctcgcgcggctcgctcgcccAGGAGGCCTCATCCTTATCACGGTCTG GGCTGAGCGACAAGAGGAAGGCTCCATCGGCGCCAGAGAGTTCAAGGGCAAAGACG tCTTCGTGCCCTGGCACTtgcagaaggcgctggagactCGCCAGCCGTCGGCTGCGGGGGCGCCCAGACAGCAGCCTGCGGACTCCGCTCGTGATTTGGCGGCGTGCCCTCAGACCTCTGAGGCGGCGTCAGACTGCACATCTGTTGCGAAAGGTGATGCAGCGAGGACAgcctctcccgcgggcgccgcggccacTTCAGACGCCACCCAGCGCTGTGCGGAAGCGCAAGACAGGCCGCTAgaggcgccagagacgccTGAGGCAGTCGGTGGAGGCGGGGTGGCTTCGCGCAGTGGAGCCTCGAGAGAAGATGAGAAACGcgcgcagaaagaggagTCCGAAGACTCCATCACTACGCTCTTCCGGTACTACCACGTCTTCAGCAGAGAGGAGATCCTCGGCCTCTGTGCACGCGTCAGAGGCGTGGAGGTCGTGGAGTCCTATTTCGACTCAAACAACTGGGCCGTGATTCTGCGAAAACTGCTCTAA
- a CDS encoding carrier superfamily protein (encoded by transcript BESB_004590), translated as MAGSSPAGPADALAASPSPSSSESSASSLVSPLASASAMPSSASACSPSAAAPLPPSSKDALTPFERMFSGMASGILTKTACAPMDRLRLLFQVQGMLSHQRERQVPARQPSSSSSAPAPSSVASPASASARSAPAEPKTPLATAFSVSQRAVAASGKKYSGVLASLRLVVQEEGVAGLWRGNGANACRAAAAYAVKFPTNDWACSLLERMQGARAGRAVLQSAEARGGRDRSSAETELRAEKRADKRATEKRLGVGGLMIAGSLAGALQKALCYPLDLVSVRIAVGINTAALAGYAAATPAPSKPQAASPSTPQSPVASSNSSPRLSSSSCSSSSSSSSLRGQPAPGAPKGASEARLYAGIWHCVKRIYVTEGVAGFYKGFAVALWSGVPYVMLQMTFYELWKREIEAAISPSQKAGATPSLQAPAAPSVPSSYFKTLLASTMAGSLANFMAQLVVFPFDTARKRLMTDGIDGRQKLYSSCRACMLSIYRREGFAALFAGLWPATLRCLPAGALQFASYECFKFFFQMQHEKRMR; from the exons ATGGCTGGTTCGTCTCCAGCCGGTCCGGCGGACGCGCTggccgcgtctccttctccgtcttcttctgAGTCTTCCGCCTCCAGTTTGGTTTCCCCCCttgcctctgcttccgcaATGCCGTCTTCGGCCTCAGcctgctcgccctctgccgcggcgcctctgccgcccaGTTCGAAGGACGCGCTGACGCCTTTCGAGCGGATGTTCAGCGGGATGGCGAGCGGCATTTTAACCaagactgcatgcgcgcccaTGGaccgtctgcgtctgctcttCCAGGTTCAGGGCATGCTGTCGCACCAGCGGGAACGCCAGGTGCCGGCTCGACagccctcgtcgtcttcctctgcgccggcgccctcctccgtcgcctcgccggcctctgcgtctgcgcgcagcgcgcctgcagagcccaaaacgccgctggcgaccgcgttctccgtctcgcagcgcgctgtcgcggcgtctgggaAGAAGTACTCGGGGGtgctcgcgtcgctgcgacTTGTCGTTCaagaggaaggcgtcgcAGGCTTGTGGCGGGGGAACGGCGcgaacgcatgcagagccgcggccgcctaTGCGGTCAAGTTCCCCACGAACGACTGGGCCTGCAGCCTCCTGGAGCGGATGCAGGGGGCACGCGCGGGGAGGGCTGTGCTTCAGAGTGccgaggcacgcggcggccgcgacagaTCATCCGCAGAGACTGAGTTGCGCGCCGAAAAAAGGGCAGACAAGCGAGCCACGGAGAAGCGACTCGGCGTGGGGGGTCTGATGATCGCTGGGTCACTTGCAGGCGCGCTCCAGAAAGCGCTGTGCTACCCCCTGGATCTCGTCTCCGTTCGCATCGCGGTTGGCATCAACACAGCCGCTCTCGCGGGctacgccgccgccacgcctgcTCCGTCTAAACCGCAAGCGGCTTCTCCCTCAACGCCTCAGTCTCCGGTCGCTTCCTCCaactcgtctccgcgcctttcctcttcttcttgctcttcttcttcttcctcgtcttcgcttcgaGGGCAGCCTGCACCTGGCGCGCCGAAgggggcgagcgaggcgcggctgtACGCGGGCATCTGGCACTGCGTGAAGCGCATTTACGTCACTGAGGGCGTCGCGGGGTTCTACAAAGGCTTTGCAGTGGCGCTTTGGTCCGGAGTACCTTACGTCATGCTGCAAATGACTTTCTACGAACTCTGGAAGCG AGAGATCGAAGCGGCGATATCGCCCTCTCAAAAGGCGGGCGCCACCCCGTCCCTCCAGGCTCCTGCAGCTCCGTCAGTTCCCTCTTCATACTTTAAGACTTTGCTAGCGAGCACGATGGCAG GGAGCTTGGCGAACTTTATGGCCCAGCTCGTGGTCTTCCCCTTCGACACAGCCCGCAAGCGCCTCATGACCGACGGCATTGACGGCCGCCAAAAACTCTACAG CTCGTGCCGGGCGTGCATGCTGTCGATTTACCGCCGCGAAGGTTTCGCGGCTCTATTCGCCGGCCTGTGGCCCGCGACGCTTCGGTGCCTTCCGGCAGGTGCGCTTCAGTTCGCCTCCTACGAGTGCTTCAAGTTCTTCTTCCAGATGCAACACGAGAAACGCATGCGTTAG
- a CDS encoding hypothetical protein (encoded by transcript BESB_004600), with protein sequence MELNRYTALTKGQAEAECQNCFQTGHWTYQCRNEKVYLTRPTRTQMLRNPKLRPTPFTDEDVPEIPLITDGDFSRDPRLVEQLLAQVKTGMSSSSSSSSSSSSSSSSSSSSSSSSSSSSSSSDSSSSSDESSSDEERREKKVKKARVKKERKERLVKDEAASEDDEKDSRAGKGKNRREKAPMKLKHEAADALEERAGGGESEDELRRERERAKKRSSDRKAREGNSERHERNRRGGHGIDGGKERRRGSGSTEEGERRRDLKEALRRTEAFDEDDRERKRQRHLSPALREERRAAKKEEVRRARDARTDGGAGDERDGRRERRYYRDGERERDGSLDARQRREEERRPRHGEERPRRDEDRSRRDEERSRRDEERPRRDEERRSRRDERAEAVTRSTREEGEAEDRYERRRPRFDRGTSEDSEDRRTLEAHAESRVRHDDDERCRDKERRRSRERREDDGRRQRYRERSRSYS encoded by the exons atGGAACTCAACAGATACACGGCCCTGACCAAG GgccaggcggaggcggagtgCCAGAATTGCTTCCAGACAGGCCA ctggACTTACCAATGCCGAAACGAAAAGGTATATTTGACGCGTCCCACGCGCACCCAAATGCTCAG GAACCCTAAACTGAGGCCAACACCCTTTACGGACGAGGACGTGCCTGAAATTccgct AATCACTGATGGAGATTTTTCTCGTGACCCCCGTCTTGTAGAGCAGCTTCTTGCTCAAGTGAAGACAGGCATGAGCTCCTCTtcatcgtcttcttcttcctcttcttcctcctcttcttcctcttcttcgtcttcgtcctcatcgtcctcttcctcttcttcttcggacTCGAGCAGTTCTTCTGAcgagagcagcagcgacgaggagcgacgagagaagaaggtcaagaaggcgcgagtgaagaaggagagaaaggagcGCCTTGTgaaggacgaggcggcgagcgaagacgacgagaaggaCAGTCGTGCGGGGAAGGGCAAGAACCGGCGCGAAAAGGCTCCGATGAAGCTCAAGCACGAAGCAGCTGATGCGCTGGAGGAAcgtgccggcggcggcgagagcgaagacgagttACGGCGTGAGAGGGAACGTGCAAAAAAGCGCTCGAGCGACAGAAAGGCCAGAGAGGGCAATTCCGAACGACACGAAAGAAACCGGAGAGGCGGGCACGGAATTGACGGCGGCAAAGAacgcaggagaggaagcggcagtacagaggagggagagcgacgcagagacttGAAGGAAGCTTTGAGAAGGACTGAAGCCTTTGACGAGGACGACAGAGAACGGAAACGCCAGCGGCACCTCTCGCCCGCCCTGAGAGAGGAACGAAGAGCCGCCAAAAAAGAGGAAGTaagacgcgcgagggacgctcgcaccgacggcggcgccggcgatgAGCGCGatggaagacgagagaggcgatATTACCgcgatggagagagagagcgcgacggGTCGTTAGACGccagacagagaagagaggaagaaagaaggcCACGGCACGGTGAagaaaggccgcggcgcgatgAAGATAGGTCGCGGCGCGATGAAGAAAGGTCACGGCGCGATGAagaaaggccgcggcgcgatgAAGAGAGAAGATCACGGAGAGATGAAAGAGCCGAGGCCGTCACCCGCAGCACGCGGGAGGAAGGGGAGGCTGAAGATCGCTATGAACGTCGCAGACCGCGTTTTGACAGAGGCACGAGTGAGGACAGCGAGGATCGTCGCACGCTTGAGGCTCATGCAGAATCACGCGTAAggcacgacgacgacgagagaTGCCGAGACAAGGAAAGGAGGCGAAGTCGAGAACGGAGAGAGGACGATGGCCGAAGACAGAGATACAGAGAGAGGTCTCGAAGCTACAGCTGA